From the genome of Alosa alosa isolate M-15738 ecotype Scorff River chromosome 20, AALO_Geno_1.1, whole genome shotgun sequence, one region includes:
- the irx4b gene encoding iroquois-class homeodomain protein IRX-4b — MSYSQFGYSYTTTPQLLVATNTLSTYCESSGRSLMEPSLATSPQSSLYCPVYESRLLASARHDLNPATAIGVYGSPYSKSQGYGTYTSCGSDATALYSLGKLDGKEAATAHSGVAQSAYYQYDHTFGQYQYDRYASVDVATRRKNATRETTSTLKAWLQEHKKNPYPTKGEKIMLAIITRMTLTQVSTWFANARRRLKKENKMTWSPRTKNSDDKGCDDDSDDAEGSQPEPIKSVKEFNDNRIGVDTDLAQSDLEDFDLTESDGSECEPKRQFHVITHSQGRSNDRIEEAPASASMPESFDGNDGFHKDCARSLAQASETTKLFYQQDQPRSEPKPKIWSLAQTAISLNQTEYPSCMHRCQPTNPPSPGGPPVLGVADRPQDSPVATLRNWVDGVFHDPLFRQSTLNQTSSHSSLWSGTGLAQDSSLGNVTATQLT; from the exons ATGTCATATTCACAGTTTGGCTATTCATACACAACTACACCGCAG CTGCTGGTGGCCACCAATACCCTGAGCACCTATTGCGAGTCCAGCGGTAGGTCCCTGATGGAGCCTAGTCTGGCGACTTCCCCGCAGAGCTCGCTGTACTGTCCCGTGTACGAAAGCAGGCTTCTGGCCTCGGCTCGACACGACTTAAACCCTGCCACCGCCATTGGGGTGTACGGGAGTCCTTACAGCAAAAGCCAGGGTTACGGGACGTACACATCATGTGGAAGCGACGCCACTGCCCTGTATTCCCTG GGAAAACTGGATGGAAAAGAGGCAGCAACAGCACATTCAGGTGTTGCGCAAAGTGCGTATTATCAATATGACCACACCTTTGGACAGTATCAGTACGACAG ATATGCATCTGTGGACGTGGCCACAAGGAGGAAGAACGCTACCCGAGAGACTACAAGCACTCTGAAAGCCTGGCTGCAGGAGCACAAGAAGAACCCTTATCCCACCAAGGGAGAGAAGATCATGCTGGCCATCATCACGAGGATGACCCTTACCCAAGTGTCCACCTGGTTCGCCAACGCGCGCAGGAGACTGAAGAAGGAGAACAAGATGACCTGGTCCCCGCGCACGAAGAACTCCGACGACAAAGGCTGTGATGACGACAGTGACGACGCAGAGGGATCGCAACCGGAACCAATCAAATCCGTGAAGGAATTCAATG ATAATCGGATCGGGGTGGACACCGACCTTGCACAAAGTGATTTGGAAGACTTTGATCTCACCGAGTCGGATGGCTCCGAGTGCGAGCCCAAACGTCAATTTCACGTGATCACCCACTCTCAGGGACGTTCAAATGATCGTATTGAAGAGGCGCCAGCAAGTGCGTCCATGCCTGAATCCTTTGATGGAAACGATGGCTTTCATAAAGACTGTGCCAGATCACTCGCACAAGCCAGCGAAACAACAAAGCTATTCTATCAACAAGACCAGCCAAGATCAGAGCCCAAACCTAAAATCTGGTCCCTGGCACAGACAGCCATTTCTTTAAACCAAACAGAGTACCCATCTTGTATGCACAGATGCCAACCGACCAATCCTCCTTCTCCAGGTGGTCCTCCAGTCCTGGGTGTGGCAGATAGACCGCAGGACTCCCCTGTCGCTACACTCAGGAACTGGGTCGACGGTGTCTTTCACGATCCTTTATTTCGACAGAGCACTTTGAATCAGACTTCATCACACTCCAGCTTGTGGAGTGGAACAGGTCTTGCACAGGATAGTTCACTCGGGAACGTTACTGCTACACAGCTCACTTAA
- the ndufs6 gene encoding NADH dehydrogenase [ubiquinone] iron-sulfur protein 6, mitochondrial: MASVAIRGLSFSKTAKVLLSPLRLSAVPVSRYGVEVSKHGEEITHTGQVYDENDIRRARFVGRVKEVNKNFAINLVAEEPVTDVEARVVSCDGGGGALGHPKVYINLDKTTKVGTCGYCGLQFKQKGHH, translated from the exons ATGGCGTCTGTTGCTATCAGAGGTCTGTCCTTCAGTAAGACTGCAAAGGTTTTGCTCTCTCCGTTAAGATTGTCTGCCGTTCCTGTAAGTCGTTATGGCGTAGAAGTTTCAAAGCATGGAGAGGAAATCACTCACACCGGACAG GTGTATGATGAAAATGACATACGAAGAGCCAGATTTGTTGGCAGAGTGAAAGAG GTGAACAAAAACTTCGCCATCAACCTGGTGGCAGAAGAACCTGTGACTGATGTTGAAGCAAGGGTTGTGTCTTGTGATGGTGGTGGCGGCGCGCTGGGACACCCCAAAGTCTACATCAATTTG GACAAAACAACAAAAGTGGGCACGTGCGGTTATTGTGGACTGCAGTTCAAGCAGAAGGGACATCACTGA